A genome region from Natronosalvus rutilus includes the following:
- a CDS encoding helix-turn-helix transcriptional regulator, producing MDARSVEANTEDVLVELIRRHDVFDVLADEPLEKPELAAALEVSPATAHRILTSFREKNWIERTAQGYALTPFGKALGRATATYRSTVAETHRLAPLYDVVTAAASSEPIDFAWFDDATVTTVEPHDPYRPLNRFIELLEATSSIRGIDTTSVSPTYVEDVYDRIADGLPVELVYDQAVVERLATEYTDLATDAFDRDNFTLWVREEVPFGLALFDDRVGIGGYDDETGLLEVFVDTDNEDAYAWGEQLFELYREDADRLV from the coding sequence ATGGATGCTCGTTCGGTCGAAGCGAACACCGAGGACGTGCTCGTCGAACTGATCCGGCGGCACGACGTTTTCGACGTGCTGGCCGACGAACCCCTCGAGAAACCTGAACTTGCCGCAGCGCTCGAGGTTTCGCCGGCGACTGCCCATCGGATTCTCACGTCCTTTCGAGAGAAGAACTGGATCGAGCGGACGGCTCAAGGCTACGCGCTGACCCCGTTCGGCAAGGCGCTGGGACGAGCCACCGCGACTTACCGATCGACGGTCGCCGAGACGCACCGACTGGCTCCACTGTACGACGTGGTCACGGCCGCCGCGTCATCGGAACCGATCGACTTCGCGTGGTTCGACGACGCGACCGTCACCACCGTCGAACCCCACGATCCGTACCGCCCGCTGAATCGGTTCATCGAATTGCTCGAGGCCACCTCCTCGATCCGCGGCATCGACACGACGTCGGTTTCGCCCACGTACGTCGAGGACGTCTACGACCGTATCGCGGACGGATTGCCAGTCGAACTCGTCTACGACCAGGCGGTCGTCGAACGGCTGGCGACCGAGTACACCGATCTTGCAACCGACGCGTTCGACCGGGACAACTTCACGCTCTGGGTCCGCGAGGAGGTCCCGTTCGGCCTCGCGCTGTTCGACGACCGGGTCGGAATCGGAGGGTACGACGACGAGACGGGGCTCCTCGAGGTGTTCGTCGACACCGATAACGAAGACGCGTACGCATGGGGAGAACAGTTGTTCGAGCTCTATCGGGAAGATGCGGACCGCCTCGTCTGA
- the ftsZ gene encoding cell division protein FtsZ yields MDSIVENAIDEAEEDATEGVPGAEEPHQGGADAGANSGTMTDDELLDVLDDLQTNITVVGCGGAGGNTVDRMNEEGIHGAKLVAANTDVQHLVEIEADTKILMGEQKTSGRGAGSLPQVGEEAALESQQDIYDAIDGADMVFVTAGLGGGTGTGSAPVVAKAARESGALTISIVTTPFTAEGEVRRTNAEAGLERLRDVSDTVIVVPNDRLLDSVGKLPVRQAFKVSDEVLMRSVKGITELITKPGLVNLDFADVRTVMERGGVAMIGLGESDSEAKAEDSVKTALRSPLLDVDISGANSALVNVTGGNDMSIEEAEGVVEEIYDRIDPDARIIWGTSIDETLEGSMRTMIVVTGVESPQIYGRPDGEAVQPEGDDIDFVD; encoded by the coding sequence ATGGACTCAATTGTCGAAAATGCCATCGACGAGGCCGAGGAGGACGCCACCGAGGGCGTCCCCGGGGCCGAGGAACCCCACCAGGGCGGGGCCGACGCTGGCGCGAACTCCGGAACGATGACCGACGACGAACTGCTCGACGTGCTCGACGACCTCCAGACGAACATTACGGTCGTCGGCTGCGGCGGTGCGGGCGGCAACACCGTCGATCGGATGAACGAGGAGGGCATCCACGGCGCGAAACTGGTCGCCGCCAATACCGATGTCCAGCATCTCGTCGAGATTGAGGCCGACACCAAGATCCTGATGGGCGAGCAGAAGACCTCCGGCCGCGGTGCCGGCTCGCTCCCACAGGTTGGCGAGGAGGCCGCCCTCGAGAGCCAGCAGGACATCTACGACGCCATCGACGGCGCCGACATGGTGTTCGTCACCGCCGGTCTCGGCGGCGGCACCGGTACCGGCTCCGCCCCCGTGGTCGCGAAGGCGGCCCGCGAATCCGGCGCGCTGACGATTTCGATCGTCACGACGCCCTTCACCGCGGAGGGCGAGGTTCGACGGACCAACGCCGAGGCCGGCCTCGAGCGTCTGCGGGACGTCTCCGACACCGTCATCGTCGTTCCGAACGACCGACTGCTCGACTCGGTCGGTAAACTGCCCGTCCGTCAGGCGTTCAAGGTCAGCGACGAGGTCCTGATGCGCTCGGTCAAAGGCATCACCGAACTCATCACCAAACCCGGCCTGGTCAACCTCGACTTTGCCGACGTTCGCACCGTAATGGAGCGCGGCGGCGTCGCCATGATCGGTCTCGGCGAGTCCGACTCCGAGGCGAAAGCCGAGGACTCCGTGAAGACCGCCCTCCGCTCGCCCCTGCTCGACGTCGACATCTCCGGCGCGAACTCCGCACTCGTCAACGTCACCGGTGGCAACGACATGTCCATCGAGGAGGCCGAGGGCGTCGTCGAAGAGATCTACGACCGGATCGACCCCGACGCCCGCATCATCTGGGGGACCTCGATCGACGAGACCCTCGAGGGATCGATGCGTACCATGATCGTCGTCACCGGCGTCGAATCGCCACAGATCTACGGCCGGCCGGACGGCGAGGCCGTCCAGCCCGAGGGCGACGACATCGACTTCGTCGACTGA
- a CDS encoding D-aminoacyl-tRNA deacylase, whose product MIAIVESRADRASSHICSHLRELGDWEERVDPETPDAEGGGTYYRTDGAELRSFDALHLDLERPVDAFDADPEPDLLVFASRHSGNTGPLLTAHSTGNFGPAEFGGESDAVAEAAPNALAELLEAFDRYAPEGYDTGLECTHHGPTDVDCPSLFAELGSDDAQWDDPEGARAVAKAILELRDVASHRRRTFVGFGGNHYVPRFERIVRETPWRVGHVAADWALEAMGDPTDHREVIEAAFAASDADRAVVDGEWPGLEVTIEDLGYRVVSETWLREVGDRPLDLVDAVESRLGTVDDGVRFGSRHTADFAVADLPTELLEAAEAVDAEAVRVALESTAVAFETRNGGSRVGGRAAFPTTGPGGEDPLESIVRTAAAVLEDRYETVEFNERAVVVREVAFDPALAREAGVQEGPKFGRLSAGEDVTVDGTTVRAEDVSRERSKSFPWNRLEDEK is encoded by the coding sequence GTGATCGCCATCGTCGAGAGTCGTGCCGACCGCGCCTCGAGTCACATCTGCTCGCACCTTCGCGAGCTGGGTGACTGGGAGGAACGCGTCGACCCGGAGACGCCCGACGCCGAGGGCGGCGGCACCTACTATCGCACCGACGGCGCCGAGTTGCGGTCGTTCGACGCCCTCCACCTGGACCTCGAGCGCCCCGTCGACGCTTTCGACGCCGACCCCGAACCTGACCTGCTCGTCTTCGCCTCGCGCCACTCCGGGAACACCGGCCCGCTGCTGACGGCCCACTCCACCGGCAACTTCGGCCCTGCGGAGTTTGGCGGCGAGTCGGACGCCGTCGCCGAGGCGGCTCCGAACGCTCTCGCCGAACTCCTCGAGGCGTTCGACCGCTACGCGCCCGAAGGGTACGACACCGGCCTCGAGTGCACCCACCACGGGCCGACCGATGTCGACTGTCCCTCGCTGTTCGCGGAACTGGGAAGCGACGACGCGCAGTGGGACGACCCGGAGGGTGCCCGTGCCGTCGCGAAGGCGATTCTCGAGTTGCGGGACGTCGCCTCGCACCGGCGACGGACCTTCGTCGGCTTCGGCGGCAATCACTACGTCCCTCGGTTCGAACGGATCGTCCGCGAGACCCCCTGGCGCGTCGGCCACGTCGCCGCCGACTGGGCGCTCGAGGCGATGGGCGACCCGACCGACCACCGCGAGGTGATCGAGGCGGCGTTCGCCGCGAGCGACGCCGACCGCGCCGTCGTCGATGGCGAGTGGCCCGGCCTCGAGGTCACGATCGAGGACCTCGGCTACCGCGTCGTGAGCGAAACCTGGCTTCGGGAGGTCGGAGACCGACCTCTGGACCTCGTCGACGCCGTCGAGTCTCGGCTCGGGACCGTCGACGACGGCGTCCGGTTCGGTTCCCGTCACACAGCCGACTTCGCGGTCGCCGACCTGCCTACGGAACTGCTCGAGGCCGCGGAAGCCGTCGACGCAGAGGCCGTTCGAGTTGCCCTCGAGTCCACTGCAGTCGCGTTCGAGACGCGAAACGGCGGGAGCCGAGTCGGGGGACGAGCCGCCTTCCCAACTACCGGCCCAGGTGGTGAGGACCCGCTCGAGTCCATCGTTCGGACGGCCGCAGCGGTGCTCGAGGACCGCTACGAGACCGTCGAGTTCAACGAGCGAGCAGTGGTCGTCCGCGAGGTCGCCTTCGACCCGGCGCTCGCTCGCGAGGCGGGCGTCCAGGAAGGCCCGAAGTTCGGACGACTGTCAGCGGGTGAAGACGTGACCGTCGACGGGACGACCGTCCGGGCCGAGGACGTGTCTCGAGAACGGAGCAAATCGTTCCCGTGGAACCGTCTCGAGGACGAGAAGTAA
- a CDS encoding ribose 1,5-bisphosphate isomerase, whose amino-acid sequence MPNETPDIAPVVEETATDIADMEVRGAATIADAAAAALAAQAQRSEADSSEAFREELEAAASALYETRPTAVSLPNALRYVLRGVEGETVEAMRESTVARAEAFREDLEQAQETLGEVGANRLRDGDVVMTHCHSTDALACVEAAIEDGKEIEAIVKETRPRLQGHITASELRSMGVPVTLIVDNAARRYLDEADHVLVGADSIAADGSVINKIGTSGLAVNARERGVPVMVAAQSIKLHPDTMTGHTVEIEMRDEREVLEETAYADVAADGDVPDDGLTVENPAFDVTPPRHVDAIVTEHGQYPPESIVMLMRDLFGETTTDPWAV is encoded by the coding sequence ATGCCCAACGAAACGCCCGACATCGCCCCCGTCGTCGAGGAGACGGCCACCGACATCGCCGACATGGAGGTTCGCGGCGCGGCGACCATCGCCGACGCCGCGGCGGCCGCCCTCGCCGCCCAGGCCCAGCGCTCCGAGGCGGACTCGTCGGAGGCATTCCGCGAGGAACTCGAGGCCGCGGCCTCGGCGCTGTACGAGACCAGACCGACTGCGGTGAGTCTGCCAAACGCTCTGCGGTACGTCCTCCGCGGGGTCGAGGGCGAAACCGTCGAGGCCATGCGCGAGTCGACGGTCGCTCGCGCGGAGGCCTTCCGGGAGGACCTCGAGCAGGCCCAGGAGACCCTCGGCGAGGTCGGCGCAAACCGACTTCGCGACGGCGACGTCGTCATGACTCACTGCCACTCGACGGACGCGCTCGCCTGCGTCGAGGCGGCCATCGAGGACGGCAAGGAGATCGAGGCGATCGTTAAGGAGACCCGGCCACGCCTCCAGGGGCACATCACCGCGAGCGAGTTGCGCTCGATGGGCGTCCCCGTCACGCTAATCGTCGACAACGCCGCCAGGCGGTATCTGGACGAGGCCGACCACGTGCTCGTCGGGGCCGACAGCATCGCCGCCGACGGCAGCGTCATCAACAAAATCGGCACCAGCGGCCTGGCCGTCAACGCCCGCGAGCGCGGCGTTCCCGTGATGGTCGCCGCCCAGTCGATCAAACTCCACCCCGACACGATGACGGGCCACACCGTCGAGATCGAGATGCGCGACGAACGGGAGGTGCTCGAGGAGACGGCCTACGCGGACGTCGCGGCCGACGGCGACGTACCCGACGACGGCCTCACCGTCGAGAACCCGGCATTCGACGTGACCCCGCCCCGTCACGTCGACGCCATCGTCACCGAGCACGGACAGTACCCGCCCGAGAGCATCGTGATGCTCATGCGCGACCTCTTCGGCGAGACGACGACCGATCCCTGGGCGGTCTGA
- a CDS encoding DUF63 family protein: MVVPEGFVLPPWYVVVPLAVVLLGTVALLWVLAPPVTDETVMAFVPWMMLGSTLYVLYQLEQFPASLEALFSAPTVYVTTAAVAGLTWIAGSFLYAAGLQRSIERFVGIVGTGFAVVFATFTVLIGWQMGTFEPFWPVITVVVTGVVAAIAWVALSLWRTDVAAVTGVTGALVVFAHALDGVSTAIGYDVLGVTEDVPASAFILEVGEMLPTAGYIGGGWLFVLVKVVLALIIVSLFEEYVREEPRQARIVLGLIAAVGLGPGVHNILLFAVGVGA; encoded by the coding sequence ATGGTAGTACCCGAGGGATTCGTCTTGCCGCCGTGGTACGTGGTGGTACCGCTGGCGGTGGTGCTTCTGGGAACCGTGGCGCTCCTGTGGGTGCTGGCGCCGCCGGTGACCGACGAAACGGTGATGGCGTTCGTCCCGTGGATGATGCTGGGGTCGACGCTGTATGTCCTGTACCAGCTCGAGCAATTTCCCGCGAGCCTCGAGGCGCTGTTCAGCGCCCCGACGGTGTACGTAACGACGGCGGCGGTCGCCGGCTTGACCTGGATCGCCGGGAGCTTTCTGTACGCCGCCGGCCTCCAACGATCGATCGAACGCTTCGTCGGCATCGTCGGGACCGGCTTCGCCGTCGTCTTCGCTACGTTTACCGTCTTAATTGGCTGGCAGATGGGAACCTTCGAACCCTTCTGGCCGGTGATCACCGTCGTCGTCACCGGCGTCGTCGCCGCCATCGCCTGGGTGGCCCTCAGCCTCTGGCGGACCGACGTCGCGGCCGTGACGGGGGTGACCGGCGCACTGGTTGTCTTCGCCCACGCCCTCGACGGCGTGTCGACGGCGATCGGCTACGACGTCCTCGGCGTCACCGAGGACGTACCCGCCTCGGCGTTCATCCTCGAGGTGGGTGAGATGCTCCCGACGGCGGGGTACATCGGCGGTGGCTGGCTGTTCGTCCTCGTGAAGGTCGTCCTCGCGCTGATCATCGTCTCGCTGTTCGAGGAGTACGTTCGCGAGGAGCCGCGACAGGCCCGGATCGTCCTCGGGTTGATCGCGGCCGTGGGGCTCGGCCCCGGCGTCCACAATATCCTCCTGTTTGCCGTGGGCGTGGGGGCGTGA
- a CDS encoding carbohydrate kinase family protein produces MVTVLTAGHVNWDVTLRVDRFPEPDGEAAIHSQRQSGGGSAANVAAALATLEVEAGLVGSVGDDDNGLLARRELEAAGVDLDGVRIIEGADTAVKYILVDDEGEVAVLGNDGVNEAVRPSDLDPDRVNRADHVHLTSQRPDTAGRLASLASDAGVTVSVDPGRRLAERDYDEALAHADVIFANDREVESMIEETYPTSDFSDRILVVKYGGDGAEVHTPGGSIHHPGFDIEAVDTTGAGDAFAAGFLAMYLETDDVERILEFANACGALAASVEGARCAPTVSAVEAVLDGDHTR; encoded by the coding sequence ATGGTCACCGTACTTACCGCCGGTCACGTCAACTGGGACGTCACCCTCCGCGTCGACCGCTTCCCCGAACCCGACGGCGAAGCCGCCATCCACTCACAACGCCAGTCCGGCGGCGGGAGCGCCGCGAACGTCGCCGCCGCGCTTGCCACCCTCGAGGTCGAAGCCGGGCTCGTCGGAAGCGTCGGCGACGACGACAACGGCCTGCTGGCCAGGCGCGAACTCGAGGCCGCGGGCGTCGACCTCGACGGCGTTCGAATCATCGAGGGCGCCGACACCGCGGTCAAGTACATTCTGGTCGACGACGAGGGCGAGGTGGCCGTCCTCGGGAACGACGGGGTCAACGAGGCCGTCCGGCCGTCCGATCTGGACCCGGATCGCGTCAATCGCGCCGATCACGTCCACCTGACGAGCCAGCGTCCCGATACGGCCGGCCGCCTCGCCAGTCTCGCCAGCGACGCCGGCGTGACCGTCAGCGTCGACCCCGGGCGACGGCTGGCCGAACGCGACTACGACGAGGCACTGGCCCACGCGGACGTGATCTTTGCGAACGACCGGGAGGTCGAGTCGATGATCGAAGAGACCTACCCCACGTCGGACTTCAGCGACCGCATCCTGGTCGTCAAGTACGGCGGCGACGGGGCCGAAGTCCACACGCCTGGAGGGTCGATTCACCATCCCGGGTTCGACATCGAAGCCGTCGACACGACGGGTGCCGGCGACGCGTTCGCGGCCGGCTTTCTCGCGATGTACCTCGAGACCGACGACGTCGAACGGATCCTCGAGTTCGCGAACGCCTGTGGCGCGCTCGCGGCGAGCGTCGAGGGGGCACGGTGTGCGCCGACGGTTAGTGCAGTCGAGGCGGTACTCGATGGCGACCACACTCGCTGA
- a CDS encoding HalOD1 output domain-containing protein, whose protein sequence is MNERTAGAVRSRGTGARHHVRYERDDAEPLSVATASAIAMYRGEEVLSSSTQLYEYVDPEALDALFADRHDGTPRKDGRITIDLPDGLVVITPTCIHVTADDEPREITS, encoded by the coding sequence ATGAACGAACGAACAGCAGGGGCCGTTCGCTCCCGGGGGACTGGGGCACGACATCACGTCCGGTACGAGCGGGACGACGCCGAGCCACTGAGCGTGGCCACGGCGTCCGCAATTGCGATGTACAGGGGCGAAGAGGTACTTTCGTCGTCGACACAGCTGTACGAGTACGTCGACCCGGAGGCACTCGACGCACTGTTCGCCGACAGGCACGACGGTACGCCTCGTAAAGACGGACGGATCACGATCGACCTTCCTGATGGACTGGTCGTCATCACGCCGACGTGCATTCACGTGACGGCCGACGACGAGCCACGGGAGATCACGTCGTAA
- a CDS encoding nucleoside phosphorylase, whose amino-acid sequence MATQPHLLVDDGDVHDIALIPGDPGRVDRIASHCDESETIAQNREYKVVNAVYDGRELTICSTGIGCPSAAIALEELSNVGVETFVRVGTTGALQREIEIGDMIVATGAAKNEGTSKRYEDVEYPAVPDYEVLSALVDGAEENGEDVHVGPIASDDAYYAETDEYVENWEAAGLLSVEMEAAAVFTLARRKGLRAGAICTVDGNLVKGTQKGTDTEDDELPEKAKNNVARAIDIALEATTNL is encoded by the coding sequence ATGGCAACCCAACCGCACCTGCTCGTCGACGACGGTGACGTCCACGACATCGCGCTGATTCCAGGCGACCCGGGACGCGTCGACCGCATCGCGAGCCACTGCGATGAATCCGAGACGATCGCTCAGAACCGCGAGTACAAAGTCGTCAACGCCGTTTACGACGGCCGCGAGCTAACCATCTGTTCGACCGGCATCGGCTGTCCCTCCGCCGCGATCGCCCTCGAGGAACTGTCAAACGTCGGCGTCGAGACGTTCGTCCGCGTCGGGACGACCGGCGCCCTCCAGCGAGAGATCGAGATTGGCGACATGATCGTCGCGACCGGCGCCGCCAAGAACGAGGGGACCTCGAAGCGCTACGAGGACGTGGAGTACCCGGCCGTTCCGGACTACGAGGTCCTCTCGGCGCTGGTCGACGGTGCGGAGGAAAACGGCGAGGACGTCCACGTCGGCCCCATCGCCAGCGACGACGCCTACTACGCCGAGACGGACGAGTACGTCGAGAACTGGGAGGCCGCCGGCCTGCTCTCGGTCGAGATGGAAGCCGCGGCTGTGTTCACCCTCGCGCGACGCAAGGGTCTCCGCGCCGGCGCCATCTGCACCGTCGACGGGAACCTCGTGAAGGGCACCCAGAAGGGAACCGACACCGAGGACGACGAACTGCCCGAGAAGGCCAAAAACAACGTCGCTCGAGCGATCGACATCGCGCTTGAGGCGACGACGAACCTGTAG
- a CDS encoding GNAT family N-acetyltransferase produces the protein MVSAIDQHRRPSSPTTFTDRAERPITVDAYAGGPEPVVEMYTHFDDESRSQGLPPRGEPRIREWIDGLLDEGLHVVARHRGDVVGHAVLVPFDDRAELAIFVRPAYQSAGIGTQLIGRLLEYGRENGVSHVWLTVDRNNRIAMNLYQSAGFETTARNRGDYEMERYL, from the coding sequence ATGGTCTCCGCCATCGATCAGCACCGACGACCCTCGTCCCCGACGACGTTTACGGATCGCGCGGAGCGACCGATCACCGTCGATGCCTACGCTGGTGGCCCCGAACCAGTGGTTGAGATGTACACGCACTTCGACGACGAATCGCGGTCACAGGGACTCCCACCGCGGGGCGAGCCCAGGATACGCGAGTGGATCGACGGACTCCTGGACGAGGGGCTCCACGTCGTCGCACGCCATCGAGGCGACGTGGTCGGTCACGCCGTCCTGGTCCCGTTCGACGACCGAGCCGAGCTGGCGATCTTCGTCCGGCCGGCGTACCAGTCGGCGGGGATCGGTACGCAACTCATCGGTCGTTTGCTCGAGTACGGTCGGGAAAACGGCGTGAGTCACGTCTGGCTGACCGTCGACCGGAACAATCGCATCGCGATGAACCTCTACCAGTCAGCCGGCTTCGAGACGACGGCGCGCAACCGCGGCGACTACGAGATGGAACGGTACCTGTGA
- a CDS encoding transcription initiation factor IIB yields the protein MIRPTREREQSATSATKETDSTQSTVKQCPECESESLVTSDGGSEISCERCGLIVEESRIDRGPEWRAFNAAERDSKSRVGAPTTQTMHDKGLTTAIDWKDKDAYGRSLSSEKRSQMHRLRKWQERIRTKDAGERNLQFALSEIDRMSSALGIPRSVREVACMLYRRALQEDLIRGRSIEGVATSALYAACRIEGIPRSLEEVAAVSRVDRKEIGRTYRYVAQELGLGMEPVDPKKYVPRFCSELELSEEVQAKANEIIDVTAEKGLLSGKSPTGYAAAAIYAASLLCNEKKTQREVANVAQVTEVTIRNRYQEQIEAVGLY from the coding sequence ATGATACGCCCCACCCGCGAACGAGAGCAATCCGCGACGTCGGCGACGAAAGAAACGGACTCGACCCAGTCGACGGTCAAACAGTGTCCGGAGTGTGAGTCCGAATCGCTGGTCACGAGCGACGGGGGGAGCGAAATCAGTTGCGAGCGGTGCGGGCTGATCGTCGAGGAATCCCGGATCGACCGCGGGCCGGAGTGGCGGGCGTTCAACGCAGCCGAGCGCGACAGCAAATCGCGTGTCGGCGCACCGACGACCCAGACGATGCACGACAAGGGGCTGACGACGGCCATCGACTGGAAGGACAAAGACGCCTACGGCCGCTCGCTCTCCTCGGAAAAGCGCAGCCAGATGCACCGCCTGCGCAAGTGGCAAGAGCGCATCCGGACCAAGGACGCCGGCGAACGCAACCTGCAGTTCGCCCTCTCCGAAATCGACCGGATGTCCTCGGCGCTCGGCATTCCACGGTCCGTCCGCGAAGTCGCCTGCATGCTCTATCGCCGGGCACTCCAGGAGGACCTCATCCGGGGGCGTTCGATCGAGGGCGTTGCCACCTCGGCGCTGTACGCCGCCTGCCGAATCGAGGGTATTCCGCGGAGCCTCGAGGAGGTCGCCGCCGTCTCGCGGGTCGACCGTAAGGAGATCGGTCGTACCTACCGCTACGTGGCCCAGGAACTCGGCCTGGGCATGGAGCCCGTCGATCCGAAGAAGTACGTCCCCCGGTTCTGTTCCGAACTCGAGTTGTCCGAGGAGGTCCAGGCGAAGGCCAACGAGATCATCGACGTCACCGCCGAGAAGGGGCTCCTCTCCGGGAAATCGCCGACGGGCTACGCTGCCGCGGCCATCTACGCCGCCTCGCTGCTCTGTAACGAGAAGAAGACCCAGCGGGAGGTCGCCAACGTCGCCCAGGTGACCGAGGTGACAATTCGCAACCGATATCAGGAGCAGATCGAGGCAGTCGGCCTGTACTGA
- a CDS encoding DUF7518 family protein encodes MPKNRVERLEATVKELESTVEGLTEELVESKERIRVLEAELDTEIPTRVPERRQSADAEVEGDETPEAAQNDVAEAAAEADGVEDEEEALEGEPEDSGTDDIIVA; translated from the coding sequence ATGCCGAAAAACCGCGTCGAGCGACTCGAGGCGACCGTGAAGGAACTCGAGTCCACCGTGGAGGGACTGACCGAAGAACTCGTCGAATCGAAAGAACGCATCCGCGTGCTCGAGGCCGAGTTGGATACCGAAATCCCGACGCGCGTCCCGGAGCGACGCCAGTCGGCCGACGCCGAGGTCGAGGGCGACGAGACGCCGGAGGCCGCCCAGAACGACGTCGCCGAGGCGGCCGCGGAAGCCGACGGCGTCGAGGATGAAGAGGAAGCGCTCGAGGGCGAACCAGAAGACTCAGGTACCGACGACATTATTGTCGCATAA